The sequence CCGGCAGAAGAACAGCGGGACCAAGCAGGCTGCCCTTCGGCCGGACGACGACAAGGAGAACAAAACCTTCTGCTGTGATCAGACACAATCAAGTGTGCTTTTGTTCAAGTTACGttattgaattattgttttattcaggCCAAGATCTTGTGCAGAAGTTTGAAATGAGACATTAGACTCTTCCTCAAGGTCGGATTTGGCtcattgtgtgtatgtatgttgaGCAAAGTGTAAAGAAACAGCTGAACATTTGTGGAAAATACGATTCTAAACTCATCTGATCTGAGAAATACACATACCAACATACCTCTGATTAACATGTTGGGTCCTGTTATTTCTAAGTTTTATACAAaagcagaaatataaaaaaaaaaaaacagtttccaaTTCAGATTCAATTCATTCAAACAGCAACAATGTGATCCACTGCACATGTTTTCATTCCTCTAATTACTAATTAactcattatttcatttcactaGGAGCCCTGACGTGGACAGACAGTGTTGTTTGGTGTGCTTTTCTTCTGATCTGATCCCAATGAGTCGCTCTAGAGACAAACTAACCTGCAGGACTACAGGACACGTCGGGGCGTCACGACGTAAATAAGGCAGGTTGGCTTCCTAACTAAGTCAGAGGGAGGAATCATTCGCTTCAGACCCGAGCAGATTGTACTGAACTTCGTGTGCTGAAGTTAAATCAGAAGACGAAGACAAACAGAAgctgtcaggaaaaaaaaaagtttcccaACTGGGAATCAAACTGATGTGTCAGAACTGTTCAGTCTGTCGGAGCAGCAgccagaaaacacaagcagcatttAACAAGGAACTTTTTTTAGAGAATAACTGACTGATGAAGCATTATTCACTTAACACTGCAAACTATTCAGTGTCTATCAGGACAAATTAAGTCAGATGGTTTATAAATACTGAGCAGCTTCTCCACCCCCAGATCATCTTCTTTTCAatgttttatctatttattcattcttcATTTACTTCAAAACTAATCTGCTAATGCTTTTTTCTAAATGATGATGTAAAAGTTGTTCTCCACATGAGTTAAAATGTTCCTGGTCAACGATCTGTCAAATGTACACCCTCTGACTCTAAAAAGTATTGCTGTCTCacttaaaattttaaaaaaaaaaaagtcagatgctaatattttctcaaaatatCCAGAAAACCCTCTGATTCCAAACAGTTCGGAGGAGCAGTGTGAGTCAGACTCTGGCTGTTGTTCCCCTCTCCTGCCCACAGGGGGCGCTGTGGCCTCACACTGTGACAGCAGAGACTCTAAACACACCACCGAGCTTCAAGTCACCGAGTTATAAAGTCTGATTAATGTGTAAAGCTGCAAAATAGGAAAACACAAGAGCTCCCTCTGAACTGTTGTGGACTAGAAATTatacaataataacattttgagGTGCctgaataataaaatacagaGGAGTCTTTTCAAAAagcaacaggtgtgtgtgtgtgtgtgtgtgtgtatgtgagggaGTGCAGCTGAAACTGGGTTCATTAAAACTCATTTAACGTCTCAGCTGTGCGTTGAAACCTTTAaatcttcctgtttttaaatgatgtacTAAGGAGCTTGTTAACGTCTTGAATATTACTCTCATCATATCTCGGGGGAAAAGCAGCGTGACACAACAGCTGCATCTGTTCATATTTCACTTATTTCCTTTCATAGCTCAGTGAAGTTGCTAACGGTGTAATTAAACTAATCTGCGGAGGTTTTCATCCTGTTTGATCGAGATATTGGTGGTTTTTATCTCTGAGAAGCAGGTAAATCACAGAAGTCTGAGGCTGAACGATCAGCGGCATCTTTTAAAATCACTTCTCCGAACTTCTCTGTCTAAAACTATTATTTCTGAGATCCTGCTGAGtaaagttgacatttttttaattgataGAGTGGAAATGATCACTGCTGTGGGATATAAACCAGACATGGACAGGGATTAGATCTTCCTCAGTGTGGCTTTAACGCCTCCTTTCCTTAAATCTATTATATGTTTGGGTCATTTTCACAGTAAGCTgaactattatattatataactaGGTCTGTAAAAACCCTCCGGGGGGGAAGTGAAACAAATATTTAGACAAATATCACCTGACCTGTAAAGGcaccaaactggaaaaaaaaaaaaaactcattgctgctgtaaaatatttgaatatttttagaatATCTGACTTCTATTAtcttattattgtttttatcttatttgtCTGGTTGTTTTTATTCACCTCATATCtggaaatgttttaatcctGGTTCCACCATGTAaagctgtgctgtttttgtggcAGTGAGGAGGATAACAGATATGTTTGTCCAGAGAAAAAGGAAACTACATGACATCAAGAGCAGCgaagcagcaggagagaagagagcTGCTCACAGGATGTCCACAGCTTTCACTTCCTCTGCTGCCAATCTTCAACCATCAGAcacttctcctccatctttagGGTTCACACGTGCAAAACCACCGTTTCATTTACAGTCTGCTGGTGTGAGGAGGACTCATCTGTCCGTTCACCTgctttccagcagcagcagcagcagcagaatgaggTAAaactcctctcttctctttttttttttcgccttTAGAAAAAGCCGCTGTGTATTTTCTGTTGGCTGTTGTCAAGGCATGAACCAAAACCCGACTCCTGACAGGCGGCAAAACTCTTGTCGGCTCCAAATAAATGTTGGTTGTAACTCTACTGCGATCTGTCCTCGTCTGCAGCTTCTGACAgcctcccccacctctcctgAAAcacccccatcctcctccccccacccccccaacaccCCACATCTGACAGCTCCTCCGCTCTGATACCAGACCCCCAACCACGCCAACtgtgagtgcgagtgtgtgtgagtgtgtgtgttgtttcctgATAGAGAGGATGAATTTGTGTGGTGACAGCTTCAACAGACGCTCTAATAAAGTACTTTTCTACTCTCCCCTTCTCTTGTTTGTCCTACTGAGTTCATGTGAAGCCTGCAGACTGGAAGAAAACAAGATTtatacaccaaaaaaaaaaaaaaaaaagtttcacatGACTGAGCTGTGAAGGTGCGCTTGTTTTCTCTGACTGGACGCACCAACAGCCtcggagggaggagaggggttCCTCAGGGCAACGTTTCACATGATTAAGTTCAACTATAAAACGtatcatcatcacacatatataaatataacatgGTATATAATGAACCAGTGTATGaattattttaaacaaaaggctttaaaaaaaaaaaaaaaaaaagaaaaaagccagaTGGATAAAAACATGATCACAGGAGCAATGAAGATGATCATCAGAGCAGGAAATAAGAATAATATCTATTAGAGCTGCTTTTAAAAGagactgtgtgttcaggctgCACACTTCTTATGAAGATGTAACATGTAATGTGTTATTAATTAAGATCTAACAGAGAAGCATGatgttgttttgtattgtgcaaattattattattgctttcCAGGTGAGTCTAATCTAATGATCTAACCATCATTGTTACGTGGCTGTTGATTTGACTCGCGTTTCATGTCGTGTTATTAAATCTTACTCCCTGAttactcctccctccctccctccctccctccctctcacctctTTGAGCTCGTCTTTGGcctgctgcagtttgtctgGTTTGTTGGTGAACTGCAGTTTGGCTTCAGCCTCTCGTTTCttctgcaggagcagctgacTGTCCTGCCACTTCTGCCACGTCTTCATGCGGTGGTCAAACACACCctgtgcccacacacacacacacacacacacagttagtaAAATATACACCCAGAAATACTCCCAACATTAATGAATGACAGACTTTTAATATTAAGCAACTTGGAAGAAAACGCCTTTATTTGAAATTGTAAACACGTCATTGTAAATACGCTCAGGTTTTATTGTGAACTGCATCCTGTAACTgcacagtcagtgtttttatagtTAAATACAGCTAAATAGGGGAATACTGGAAGTTAGTTTACTTTAGTTTCTTTGACCTCATGAGAAGGAAAAGAACATTAAATCAACTACAAACATGTCAGATGGCACAAACATGGCTGAAATGATTAAGATGACAAACGTACCTATTAAACTTTACTGTCAGTAGCATTCTTATATACATGCTTTTCATGTTAGAGGTTATTTAAAAACAGGTCAGATGTACATGTCTGAGGTTTAGTTGTCTAGGTTTAGAGACGGTTCAGCAGATGCACTCAGAGCAACCTAgttctactctactctactttTCTCTTCTCTACTCTCCTACGTCCTGTCTCCTTCCTACCTGGGCTCAGGTGTTTCCTGTCCAGCGGCTCAGACAGCGGGTTGGATCAGTGATTCAGCAGAACAAAGTTTAAGTTATTACTGGTGTTAACTGCACTGAGATCTGCACCTCCAGGTAAGAGGCTCGGCTCAGGTGTTCTGGGCTCCGTGGTGGAGCAGAGGGAAGCACAGTCTACCTTGACGGCGGTGATGAGGCGGACGTAGTCGCCCAGTAGCTCGGAGAAGAGGTAGAAGTCTGCGTTGGCCTGGTCCTGGTGCAGCTGGTcgatcttctcctccacctcggCCAGCTGGGACAGAGCTCGGGACAGAGCCGTGTGGTCCTCGCTGTTCCCCAACATGGCCGCCGACTTGGCAAACTGTGCCGTGTTGACCGACAGCTCTGCAGAGGAGATGGCAGGGTGGGATTCACTCATACAGAGCACGTGCCTGCAGTGTGTGCTTTAGAGGAAGtgcttaatataatataatgtatcgTGGTGTCCAAAAGACATTTGTTCTGCcttcaaaactaaaaacaagcactttcttcttctgttttggGTTTAAATGCagattaaaatgacatgaagTGATCCTGCTGAGCAGAGTTGACGTTACGATAGAAAACAGAATATAAAAAGGACAGACACAGGCATGCAGAGGGATTAGATCTAATTAGATCTGGATTTAATGTCTTCTCTTCCATgaatttctgatatttttagGTAATTTTCACAATaagttgaactattcctttaaaaaggTCTGTAAAAACCCTACAGGGGgaaaactaaacaaatattTAAGCAAATATTACCAAGTGTTGTTAGCTGACCTGTAAGAGTgttgactttttaaatatttgtcacCTGactgtgttcttcttcttctgcagcgGTGTGAGAGCACCTGACTGGAACATCTCACACAGTGttacctttgtgtgtgtgtgtgtgtgtgtataagtgacGCTAAGACCTGAAGTGACTGTAGTGACCACTgatcctggggggggggggggtgttattTCCTCAAAGACACACGGGGCAGCATACCTACCTTTCCTGTGACACACCAGAGACTCCACACTGGCATGAAGCTTCCGCAGCTGAACATCCAGATTctcaaaatgctgctgcttctcctcaaaccactgagacacacacacacacacacacacacacacacacacacacacacacacacacacacacacacacacacacacacacacacacacacacacacacacacacacacacacacacacacagagacacacagatgttCAGTCACAGTCGGTTGATGCTCCTCTTTTAACTTAAAAAAGATCTATTTTCCTCCAATTATCCAGAAATCCTCTCTGTTCCATCTGATTCCAacttctttcttctcctccttatTTCTAtcctttctgtcctcctccctttctttttgtttgcttgcttcTCTTCCTTAATagttccttccttccttccatctcttcctcctcttgtttctgACCAATGGCCACAGTTTGCTATAACAACACTCCCATAACTTTGTCATGTcatcttttctgtcttccttccttccttcccttcttcCCACCAGCCTTCCTGtgacctccctctcctcttccctccctctcctctcctcttcatcccacAATCATCTCCAGTTTCCTCCTCCTGtacctcctccctccatcctctcctccctccttcactcaCAGCGTCTGACTCGTTCATCTTGATGGTCATCTTGTTGACAGCGTCCGCGGCCTTGTTGACCATCCGGAGAAGTCCGGCGCTGCTCAGAGCCTGAGTGCTGACCGCCCGCGGCAACTGGACcgcaacaaacaaacaaacaaacaaacaaacaaacaaacgggATGAGTGGTTAAACTGGAGAACAGGCAGGcttgtatttctctttttccctgtttttttttttaaatatttgatttatattgattatattttagCGCCCCATTTCTGCTCCGCTCCATGTTTATCGGTTTCCTTGATAAATTCAGGATAACTTCTCTAAtccctcctgttttcttttatttttttaatcgtCCTGGAGTTTATTAGTGACAGGCcattatttatacttttatttgatGATTTATTCACTTTTGTTCAGCTGTGTCTTCTCTTCGTTATCTTTTCTGAaactctttctgtcttcctcatTTGTTTGGACCAGTTGCTGCTGTGTCTTGATAAtctttggtcttttctttctttaattttgctgcacatttgttttaaaatctttCCTGCGTTtgcattatatatatttttatttcctctctcgTTCAGTGTTTTGAAtcactttctcttttgtctccttCACCCTCACgattcttctctcctcctttgaGTTTTACTTTCTTTCGCTGGCTGTTGGGGTTCagtttctcatttctttctcctctctgctctgtattTCCATCCGTCTCTCCCCTCTCTAACTCTATCACAGCTGTGGTCTTTTCATCCCACCTCTGATTGTAATGTCCCCCACGTTTTAGCTCCAATCACCTTTAATGCGGCCGCTTTATGTGCCGAGCAACTTTAACGGCGGCAAAAACCAACTCAGAACCCATCACGTCACTCTGAAAACGCCTGGACGTCCGTCTGAAAATAGGctcatttttcttaattttgGAAAAGTTTACTTTTCTCCCGGACATGCAGGGTTTTCCTCTGACGCTGAAGCAGATTTACCCTCCCCGCCCTCCATCCAATCTCATTTAACgggaccagcagcagcctgggGACGGCTCGGTCCCCGGGGCTCTCACTGACGGAGGGACGAGGGTAAATGAGTGGAGGCGGGGGGGTAAAAATAGATTTCAATTGCAGCCTGGTCCCAttctcacctcctccctcctccctcctcctcctcctctggttgtGTTTCATTAAGCAGGCCGGATGGGCCGACACGCTCGGTCAAGCGTCCGAGTGATTCATCTGTTAAATCGGTGACATGAGGCCATTTATTCTGGACCCAACAACGGCCGACTCCTTCCCAACGCAATCCCACCGACGGTTAGCTAGGTGGCAGAGAagtgtgatgaggaggaggggaaggaagaggaggaggaggaggaggaggaggggagctgGACAGTTTGAGCCAGCAAGACGAAATGTTACAGAAGATTTAGTCGGAGTGGACAATAAAGCGAGGAAACAGGAAACGCCGCGGGCCCTTAAACCCCGAGGCAGTTTTTAGAGGCTCGGCTCGCAGGTGCAGACACGATGCTTTGACCTTGTCGGGACGTTTTGCTCTTtgttgggaaaaaaagaagagacgACATCAGAGAACCCAGGCAGAGTTTTTTTGCCCCATTTGAGGCTGTGGCTGAGACCGTCCATCAGGTATTTGGTTAGGCTTCACCTCAACACCAGTATTCAGACCACCAGCACATTATTGTGGATGTTATTGGTCCTCTGAGGATGGATCATtcatgacccctcagatttagctgctaaagagccacatattccccctcaggaggtggtggggaccaaaaacagagctaaaagacagTGAATATTAGACCTAAATACATCAGGTGGACTCAAAAAGACACCAAATTAATTATAATTCATAAGTTTGCTTAAAAGGTGACGATACAATGCATGTCGATGTCGTGTTCACACTTGTTTTTCACCTTAAGTGGCCTAAAATTGGACTCTTCTGAGAAGAGGACAACATTTCGTCTCAGATCAAGATCCAAAAGATATTTCAGAAACTGTTCATGTCATTCCTTTTGTCCTGCAGCTGTCTCTGTGGGGCTGCTTCAAAacttaaataatgtttttcccCAGGTGAAAAAGACTAAACATGTTTGGAGCATCACAGTTTTTAGGCCCACAGTTGTGCAGGAGTGATGAAAGGACTTTGTTACaactaattttttaaaaattacatgatatattacatattacttCTGCCTCATGTTTggaccaaaaacaacaactagATTTAAGCGGCAGACATTTttcacatcttcatcatctctcacttgcatctctctctgtgatctAATGTCCAGGTCAAAATTAAACTCCAAAAATAGACGAGGACTTCAGAAATAAAGCAGGCATTTGTTCCAACTTGTTGAATTGACAGAACCAAATTGCAGTTTGCAGGTTCTGTTAATCTTCTGCAAAGAAGcgctgatgaagatgaagtttCTAACCAACAGGGCAGACAGTAGTCCAGACTGTTAAAGGTTTGCTAGTGACGTTAAAAAGGCACCAGGCTGTAAGAAGTGCTAAATCACTGCTAACGTTTGTGGTGTCCTGCTTCTACAGATCGGCTGATGCTAACGTACCTCTGAGCTCTCCAGAAACTGCAGGACATCAGGATCCTTCAGCAGGATGGGATGCTGCACTGTTCTCATCAGGTAcctgaaaacagaagaaaataaaactaattaaagAAGTCGGCGATTCGCTGTTCTCCTCGTCGGGTGGAACGCTGCTCCCTGTCTCagtctaaaacacacagcagcagcctgaaaGACATAAAAGATGTGTAAACTGAATTGTAACTGAGGACTTTTATCAtcaaaaacccaaaacattcaacaaaaaatgtgtgtgtgtgtccatcagcGTGGAGTtctgcagctctgagctccaTCAGCTGTCACTGGCTGACcttcctgtcaatcaaacaccaACAGTAAAGGGCAGCAGAATGTCAGCCCCGCCCACCacagtattcacacacacacacacacacaaacatatgttTTGTGATAATAGTGTATCTAATTTTTGTGGTTTAACCTTTCGGCCTGCAAGGATCTGATCAAGTTGgtctttacacacacaccacacccacacacactttaaaatcaGGTTTAATCCTCGTgtttctttcttattttcttctcatCGTACCTCTCCAGCGCCGACCTCCTCTTCTCCACGAACTCGTTAGACGACTGGTCCTCCTTCCCCACCTTCACCTTGGTCATCCCTGCAGACGAGGAGACGCTCGTGAACCAATTAACAGCTGGTGTGTTAACATGCATCTGCACACTAACACGCATGTTCACAGGTTTTACttcatgaatattcatattAACAGTTTAGTAAAAGGGAAATATAGATTGTGTTCACATCTGGTGAAAGATTACTGACGTTAACAAAAGTCTCTGCTGTATTGTGACCCCCTCCTGAGGGCACCTTGATGACCCTTAGAGCTCCTGTCCTGGAGTACAGCAGTGGTTTCACTCACCCACAATGCTTTTCTCCGGTGCCGGGGGGACGATGTAGCCTATGTGCAGGTACTTGGAGGCCAGTTTACTGTGCAGACCCAGAAAGTCACTGAAGCGCCTTTTTACTGAAAACGCATTACTTTtaaacagagagatggaggtctgggggagagagagagagagagagatgttgttTTGTTACAAGACAAGCCATAATGTGAACATTCaggctgtgtttttgtctgagaACCTTCAATATGGCCACAAAGATGGAGGACGTGTCTCCACATCCCCCCTTCGGTACAACAGTGAAGCCAAAATGGAGCTGCCGTTTCATGGAGTCATGGTCTGCACTGCAGAGCAACTCATTATGTCGGTTTGAATCAGACAACTGAGGTTATGGAAAGTTAAAGTGACTTCTCGCTTGTAAAATTCCCGAAGAGACGTCCAATCAAGTccatcaaataactaattaagACCAAACTGATCAGAAAAATTCACACTTGAACATCAATCAGCGTGATCGGCACTAACATGATGGTGAAATGTTCTTTGATGTGCTGCAGCGAGCCAccatctttacatctttacagTCTATGTTCTCTACAGTTTTAGCACGTCACTCCATCACAGTGTCGTTTGAAGCAGCccagacagaaatatctcaactattAATGGACTGCAGCATCTCCTGTTCAGTTCCACATACAGGCATCTGCTTCATGTCACTGGATATTAATTATTGATACACATTACTTTGATGTTGACGCTGGTAAAGattgagctcattttaattatttgatatACTGCTCAGCAACAATCAATAGAGGTTTACCTTAATAATACATCATAAATCATTTGTTGATCATATTTTGCAAAGGAACCagtaactacagctgtaaaataaacatataaagTAGAGttacataagaaaaaaaactcattttccaCTGCTGGCAGTAAATGTTCGATGCTAAATATCATTATGGGATTCAAATAGCAGAGTTATCTTTTAACCTTCAATGGTTCCTCACATGCATGCTAACTGTAGTTAGGATTTATAAAGACAAACATTAGCTGTGCTAACACATGAAACACTAAGCGAGACGTCCAAGAACGGCCGCCAAACCAATGACGAAGCTTTATGTTGCATCTGAACACAGCTCTTCCTCTGGTGCCGCCCTCAGGACAAACTTTACGTGATTCACCTGAGCAGCAGAAAGGATCTAAGAGCAGAAGTTGTGTGCAGCAGTTTGGTTTTTCCTCACCTTGGTTGTCACTTTGTAGGCCATGTATGCATTCATCCCGtcacctggaacacacacagtttcaaacTCGATTATCTTAAACGTATCGTCACTAAgcggtaaaacacacacaaacaccgtCGTGTGTGTATCCTCGCTGTTCAAACAGTATTAACACCCTAAACAGATAAATAGAATAAGTGAAACACTCAGATGTCAAACTGGTTTAACTGGATTCGTGTGTTTTCTTGGAGCAAATTGTTGAGTGTTTCATCtctttttgtttgctgtgtgtgtttgtggccttGTTCATATTTACATAAAAGGGACTGTCGAGCAAGTTGAGTAGCTGGAAGCTACACGGCTACACTGAATGAGTCCTGAACAGTCAGCTCATGTATTAATGGTTAATGGTTCCTCAGGAAGGACCGACAGAACTTCACACTTCAGCCCCAAACAGCTAAACCACCAGCGTGCTGTTGCAATGACAGCATGCAGCCTGCAGGGGGCACTGGCAGGACTGCAGAGCTCCAGTGTTGTTTCATCAATAAACCATTAGCACACTAATAAAGTATGATGACTAACAGTATGACTGGGCAGACCGCTGGCCTCCGGCGCTGTCTACTCTGCATTTTACCTCATCGCTTTCACAGTTTCTGCTGACAgcagatgatgggaggaaaGCTGATGTACAATATCACCTCCAACATGTTTATTAGGTTcaaggaggggggagggagggcgaGAGGAGAGTGGAGGCTACTGGGAAATGTAGTCTTAGTTTGTAGGAACACAAAGCACTAACAACATCCCTGATAAATTCCTTCAACTAAtcggaaaacacaaaaaaaagtcagtggaatttctcttctctcttctagTCTGAGATGCTCGTCTCAGTGCTCCAGGATAATCCAGGATATTCCAGGATATTCCAGGGCAGCAGGGATGTGAAACCAGTATGTACTCACCAACTTTCTCAGGGTCAGACACTGATATGTGTATGTCAAATGAATCgccgccctcctcctcttcaatcTGCAGAaaacggggaaaaaaaaaaaaaatgttgctgcatGGTTTCTGGTTTATCAGGTTTCCAAACCTTTTTCCTGCAGTAAAGAAGGAGGTCTAGTCCAGAGTAAATACACTTCAGAATCATGAGCCTCCCCTCTAAAGATCAATaatcttgtcttgtcttttgtAGCCCtaaaaaaaccacaaaaagtCACGAGTGAAGATAACAACTGTCCCTCCTGGGCCACCGCAAGAGATTCAGAGGACTCATAAACTTTTAATGATCTGTTGTCAGtggaagaaacacatttttttttttttttttttaatcaagtgtCTGCACAGCATGTGGAGAGTAAAATCTAACATAACCAACACGGTAAAACAAAAATCTGACGGCTCAGAAAAAGCAGCATAATAAC comes from Pempheris klunzingeri isolate RE-2024b chromosome 7, fPemKlu1.hap1, whole genome shotgun sequence and encodes:
- the snx2 gene encoding sorting nexin-2 isoform X2, translated to MADTARDPPRVHTGCQQREGGGNLFPEPAATQESEPASLPAQDISTNSNGPKQNSVLDDDPEDLFAEATEEVSLDSPERDVLLSDGPSPAITPITPPTSVITPRIGLAHDDMFTHSSFDEIEEEEGGDSFDIHISVSDPEKVGDGMNAYMAYKVTTKTSISLFKSNAFSVKRRFSDFLGLHSKLASKYLHIGYIVPPAPEKSIVGMTKVKVGKEDQSSNEFVEKRRSALERYLMRTVQHPILLKDPDVLQFLESSELPRAVSTQALSSAGLLRMVNKAADAVNKMTIKMNESDAWFEEKQQHFENLDVQLRKLHASVESLVCHRKELSVNTAQFAKSAAMLGNSEDHTALSRALSQLAEVEEKIDQLHQDQANADFYLFSELLGDYVRLITAVKGVFDHRMKTWQKWQDSQLLLQKKREAEAKLQFTNKPDKLQQAKDELKELEGKVQQGERDFEQISKTIRKEVSRFEKERVKDFKTIIIKYLESLVQTQQQLIKYWEAFLPEAKAIS
- the snx2 gene encoding sorting nexin-2 isoform X1; translated protein: MADTARDPPRVHTGCQQREGGGNLFPEPAATQESEPASLPAQDISTNSNGPKQNSVLDDDPEDLFAAQGNAKRGQIFRGHHRFSPHAWKWKGLKFYTLHLLREATEEVSLDSPERDVLLSDGPSPAITPITPPTSVITPRIGLAHDDMFTHSSFDEIEEEEGGDSFDIHISVSDPEKVGDGMNAYMAYKVTTKTSISLFKSNAFSVKRRFSDFLGLHSKLASKYLHIGYIVPPAPEKSIVGMTKVKVGKEDQSSNEFVEKRRSALERYLMRTVQHPILLKDPDVLQFLESSELPRAVSTQALSSAGLLRMVNKAADAVNKMTIKMNESDAWFEEKQQHFENLDVQLRKLHASVESLVCHRKELSVNTAQFAKSAAMLGNSEDHTALSRALSQLAEVEEKIDQLHQDQANADFYLFSELLGDYVRLITAVKGVFDHRMKTWQKWQDSQLLLQKKREAEAKLQFTNKPDKLQQAKDELKELEGKVQQGERDFEQISKTIRKEVSRFEKERVKDFKTIIIKYLESLVQTQQQLIKYWEAFLPEAKAIS